The following are encoded together in the Vicugna pacos chromosome 26, VicPac4, whole genome shotgun sequence genome:
- the LOC116285679 gene encoding beta-defensin 104A-like: MRILILLLTTFLLLHQVPPVSSDLDTGRICGYGTSRCRTHCKSDEFRIGRCLNTYACCLKKWSVNKLNPMKDRNPVVPGS, from the exons ATGAGGATCCTCATCCTGCTCTTAACCACTTTTCTTCTGCTCCACCAAGTTCCTCCAG TGAGCAGTGACCTGGACACAGGCAGGATATGTGGCTATGGGACTTCTCGCTGCCGGACGCATTGTAAAAGTGACGAGTTCAGAATTGGAAGATGCCTCAACACCTACGCGTGCTGTTTGAAAAAGTGGAGCGTCAACAAATTGAATCCTATGAAAGACAGAAACCCAGTGGTGCCTGGTTCCTAG